In the genome of Nicoliella spurrieriana, the window TCGTGAACAATTAATTTTCCCAGAAATTAACTACGATAACGTTAACCGTGTTCGTGGATTAGATGTTGTTATTGTTACTACTGCTAATAGTGATGAAGAATCACGTGAATTATTAGCACAATTCGGAATGCCATTCACTAAATAGTGAATAATAGGGAGGCTTTATATTGGCTAGAAAAGCATTAGTTTTAAAAGCAAATCGTCCTGCAAAGTTCTCAACTCAAAACTATACAAGATGTGAACGCTGTGGACGTCCTCACTCTGTTTACAGAAAATTCCATCTATGCCGTCTTTGTATTCGTGATTTAGCCCACAAGGGTCAAATTCCTGGTATGAAGAAGGCCAGCTGGTAAAATTTAAAAATAAAGGGAGGTTTATCGTTTATGTCTATGACAGATCCAATTGCAGATTTTTTAACTAGAATTCGTAACGCCAACATGGCTCGTCATGAATCAGTTGAAGCTCCTGCATCAAAAATTAAACGTGCCATTGCAGAAATCCTTAAGCGTGAAGGATTCGTTCGCGATGTTGAATACATTGAAGACGACAAGCAAGGCGTTATCCGCGTATTCTTAAAGTACGGTAAGGATAGCGACGGTCGCAACAACCGTCGTGTTATCACTGGTTTGAAGCGTATTTCTAAGCCAGGGTTACGATCATATGTTGATTCACAATCTATTCCTAAGGTTTTAAATGGTTTAGGAATTGCTATTATTTCAACATCTGAAGGCGTTATTACTGATAAAGAAGCTCGTGCCAAGAAGATTGGTGGAGAAGTATTAGCTTACATTTGGTAAAATTCTAAAAGTATTGGAGGTGTAATTGTGAGTCGTATTGGTTATAAAAAGGTTGAATTACCTGAAAAGGTTGAATTCAGTCAAGATGATGATAAGTTAACTGTTAAGGGCCCTAAGGGAACTTTATCAACAGTTCTTTCACCAGAAATTGCGGTTAAGGTTGAAGGTAACGTTGTTACTTTTGAACCTAGTGTTCGTTACACTAACAAAGTTCGTGCACTTCATGGAACTATGCGTGCTAATTTCAACAACATCGTTGAAGGTGTTTCTAACGGTTTCAAGAAAACACTTAAGCTTGTTGGGGTTGGATACCGGACTCAATTAAAGGGAAAGACTTTGATTCTTAATGTTGGTTATTCAAATCCAGTTGAAATGGAAGTTCCAGAAGATCTTGAACTAGAAGTTCCAGATAATACAACTATTAACATTAGTGGAATCAACAAACAACATGTTGGAGATTTTGCTGCTAAGGTTCGTGCCGTTCGTTCACCTGAACCATATAAGGGTAAGGGTATTCGTTACGAAGACGAATATGTACGTCGTAAGGAAGGTAAAACTGGTAAGTAATATTATTATTACTTATTATTTTGCTACTATATTAAATTAGAGGTGACTATTTTGATTTCAAAACCAGATAAGAACAAGACACGTCAACGTCGTCATTTGCGTGTCCGTAACAAGATTTCTGGTACTGCCGAGTGCCCACGCTTGAACGTTTTTCGTTCTAATAAAAACATCTACGCTCAAATTATTGATGATGTAGAGGGTGTGACGCTTGCTAGTGCCTCAACTCTCGATAGCGAAGTTAGTGAAGGAAACAAGACTGATCAAGCTAAGCTCGTGGGTAAATTAGTTGCAGAACGTGCAACTAAGAAGAACGTTAAAAATGTTGTATTTGATCGTGGAGGTTATCTATACCATGGCCGTGTTCAAGCCTTGGCAGAAGCCGCTCGTGAAAATGGACTAGAATTCTAAAAAGGAGGAATTGACAACAAATGGCTAAAAAAATTCGTCCGAACCAAATTGACCCAAGCAAGTTAGAACTTGAAGATAATGTTGTTGCTATTAATCGGATTACCAAGGTTGTTAAAGGTGGACGTCGTCTACGTTTCTCAGCTTTAGTAGTTGTTGGTGACAAGAACGGACATGTTGGTTTCGGTACTGGTAAAGCTCAAGAAGTTCCAGAAGCAATTCGTAAGGCTGTTGAAGCTGGTCGCAAGAGTTTGATTGAAGTACCAATCGTTGGAACTACAATCCCTCATGAAGTTGTTGGTGTCTTCGGTGGTGGAAAGATCATGTTGAAGCCAGCCGTTGAAGGTTCTGGAGTTGCTGCTGGTGGAGCCGTTCGTGCCGTTATGGAATTAGCTGGTATCGGTGATGTTACTAGTAAGCGTTTAGGTTCAGATACACCAATCAACTCTGTTCGTGCAACTTTTGAAGGATTAACTTCATTGAAGAGTGCAGAAGAAGTTTCTGCTTTACGTGGTGTTTCTGCTCAACACTTAGCAGAATAAGGAGGAGTTTAGAGATGGCTCAATTAAAAATTACTTTAGCTCATAGTGCAACGCACCGTCTCCCTAAGCAACGTAAAATCGTTGAATCACTTGGTTTACACCGAATCAACAGTTCTGTTGTAAAACCAGATAACGAAGCTGTTCGTGGTGCTCTATTCAAGATTGCACATTTAGTTAAAGTTGAACAAGTTAAGTAATTTATTAATTAATAAGGAGGTGTACTTTTAATGAAGTTAAATGAATTAAAAGCTGCTGAAGGTTCACGTTCATCAAGATCAAGAATTGGTCGTGGTCGTGGAAGCAAGGGTAAGACCGCTGGACGTGGACAAAAAGGTCAAAAAGCTCGTAGCAAGACTCGTTTAGGTTTTGAAGGTGGGCAAATGCCTCTTTACCGTCAAATGCCAAAGCGTGGCTTTTCTAACATTAACCGTAAGGAATATGCAGTTGTTAACTTAGCATCACTAAATCAATTTGATGATGGTGCAGATGTTACTCCTGAAAGTCTTGCAGATGCTGGTTTAGTTAAAAACGTTAAGTTTGGAATTAAGGTTCTTGGCGATGGCGATTTGACTAAGAAATTGACTGTTAAAGCTAACAAGTTCTCTAAGTCAGCTCAATCAGCAATTGAAAACGCTGGCGGTAAAATTGAGGTGATCTAATGCTATCAACCATAACGAACGCTTTTAAGATAAAGGATATTAGAAATAAAATTCTCTTTACTCTAGGAGTACTGATTGTTTTTAGACTTGGTTCATTTATTACGGTTCCTGGTATAAACGCTAAGGCACTTCAAAGCGTTTCATCTTCTGGATTGGTTAGCATTTTAAACACCTTTAGTGGTGGTGGATTAACAAACTATTCCATCTTTGCTATGGGTGTTTCACCGTATATTACTGCGCAAATTGTTGTTCAACTTCTCCAAATGGATATCGTTCCTAAATTTGTGGAATGGGGTAAACAAGGTGAAGTTGGTCGACGTAAATTAAATCAGGTTACTAGAATTATGACCGTTTTTCTTGCGTTTATTCAATCAGTCGGAATTACTGCTGGATTTAATACTTTAAGTAGTTTGAATTTAGTTAAGAATCCCGGGATTGGAACTTATGTAAGTATCGGGATTATTCTAACCGGTGGTTCCATGTTAACAACCTGGATGGGGGATATGATTACTGATCGAGGAATTGGTCAGGGTGTTTCAATGATTATCTTTGCTGGGATTGTTGCAAGAGTTCCAGTTGGAATTCAACAATTATATACTGATTATATTCTTGGTGAAAACGGTTCTGGTTTGTGGCAAGGAATTGCTTTCTTAGCTGCAATTGCGGTTGCCGTTTTAATTATTATTACTTTTGTTACATGGGTTCAACAAGCTGAACGTCGAATTCCGATCCAATATACAAGACGGGTTTCTAGTTCAAATGATAGTAGTTATCTACCATTGAAAGTTAACGTTGCTGGAGTTATTCCAGTTATCTTTGCGAGTTCGTTTATTTCAACTCCGCAAACGATTTTAATTTACTTTGCAAATAACCACCAAAATGATACTTGGTATCAAATAATGTCACAAATATTTAATATGCAATCTATTTATGGTTCTATATTATATACACTTCTGATTGTTGTCTTTACTTTCTTCTATGCTTTCGTTCAGGTCAATCCAGAAAAGCTTTCTGAGAATTTAACAAAGCAAGGTAGTTATATTCCAGGCGTTTGGCCCGGTAATGAGACTCAAACTTATATTTCTAGATTGTTAATGCGTTTGAGTGTAGTTGGTTCTGTTTTCTTAGGAATCGTTGCTTTGATCCCATTGATTGCTCAAAACGTTTGGAATTTGAGTGAATCCGTTGGTCTAGGTGGTACTAGTTTGTTGATTATCGTTGGGGTTGCCATCGAAGCAATCAGACAAATCAAGGGATTGATGATGAAACGTGAATATGTTGGATTCATCAAAGGATCAAGACCAACTGATTTATAAAATCTAGGGGGATAATAGTATGTCAATGAATCTTATTTTAATGGGACTACCTGGTGCCGGTAAGGGTACTCAAGCAGAATATATTGTTGAAAAGTATGGGATTCCTCACATTTCGACTGGAGATATTTTCCGGGCTGCGATTAAAGATCAAACTCCA includes:
- a CDS encoding type Z 30S ribosomal protein S14 — encoded protein: MARKALVLKANRPAKFSTQNYTRCERCGRPHSVYRKFHLCRLCIRDLAHKGQIPGMKKASW
- the rpsH gene encoding 30S ribosomal protein S8, translating into MSMTDPIADFLTRIRNANMARHESVEAPASKIKRAIAEILKREGFVRDVEYIEDDKQGVIRVFLKYGKDSDGRNNRRVITGLKRISKPGLRSYVDSQSIPKVLNGLGIAIISTSEGVITDKEARAKKIGGEVLAYIW
- the rplF gene encoding 50S ribosomal protein L6 encodes the protein MSRIGYKKVELPEKVEFSQDDDKLTVKGPKGTLSTVLSPEIAVKVEGNVVTFEPSVRYTNKVRALHGTMRANFNNIVEGVSNGFKKTLKLVGVGYRTQLKGKTLILNVGYSNPVEMEVPEDLELEVPDNTTINISGINKQHVGDFAAKVRAVRSPEPYKGKGIRYEDEYVRRKEGKTGK
- the rplR gene encoding 50S ribosomal protein L18, yielding MISKPDKNKTRQRRHLRVRNKISGTAECPRLNVFRSNKNIYAQIIDDVEGVTLASASTLDSEVSEGNKTDQAKLVGKLVAERATKKNVKNVVFDRGGYLYHGRVQALAEAARENGLEF
- the rpsE gene encoding 30S ribosomal protein S5, whose product is MAKKIRPNQIDPSKLELEDNVVAINRITKVVKGGRRLRFSALVVVGDKNGHVGFGTGKAQEVPEAIRKAVEAGRKSLIEVPIVGTTIPHEVVGVFGGGKIMLKPAVEGSGVAAGGAVRAVMELAGIGDVTSKRLGSDTPINSVRATFEGLTSLKSAEEVSALRGVSAQHLAE
- the rpmD gene encoding 50S ribosomal protein L30 translates to MAQLKITLAHSATHRLPKQRKIVESLGLHRINSSVVKPDNEAVRGALFKIAHLVKVEQVK
- the rplO gene encoding 50S ribosomal protein L15, which translates into the protein MKLNELKAAEGSRSSRSRIGRGRGSKGKTAGRGQKGQKARSKTRLGFEGGQMPLYRQMPKRGFSNINRKEYAVVNLASLNQFDDGADVTPESLADAGLVKNVKFGIKVLGDGDLTKKLTVKANKFSKSAQSAIENAGGKIEVI
- the secY gene encoding preprotein translocase subunit SecY translates to MLSTITNAFKIKDIRNKILFTLGVLIVFRLGSFITVPGINAKALQSVSSSGLVSILNTFSGGGLTNYSIFAMGVSPYITAQIVVQLLQMDIVPKFVEWGKQGEVGRRKLNQVTRIMTVFLAFIQSVGITAGFNTLSSLNLVKNPGIGTYVSIGIILTGGSMLTTWMGDMITDRGIGQGVSMIIFAGIVARVPVGIQQLYTDYILGENGSGLWQGIAFLAAIAVAVLIIITFVTWVQQAERRIPIQYTRRVSSSNDSSYLPLKVNVAGVIPVIFASSFISTPQTILIYFANNHQNDTWYQIMSQIFNMQSIYGSILYTLLIVVFTFFYAFVQVNPEKLSENLTKQGSYIPGVWPGNETQTYISRLLMRLSVVGSVFLGIVALIPLIAQNVWNLSESVGLGGTSLLIIVGVAIEAIRQIKGLMMKREYVGFIKGSRPTDL